In Rhea pennata isolate bPtePen1 chromosome 8, bPtePen1.pri, whole genome shotgun sequence, one genomic interval encodes:
- the LOC134143773 gene encoding olfactory receptor 5B21-like, producing the protein MEKDQWENGTSSWEFLLLGMWNIPSLQTPLFLLLLMVYLVSVVGNILTVALVVADWHLHTPMYFFLGNLSYLETCYSSTILPRLLDSFLTGDRTISVQSCIVQFYFFGSFAASECYLLAIMSYNRYLAICQPLLYASIMTWKVCLQMVAASWLMGFLISTAITPFLSQLKFCGSKAIDHFFCDLAPLLELACSDTRKVTLIAFVFSFLDIIFPFLSTLASYACIIAVIRRIPSSVGRQKAFSTCSSHLTVVSVFYSTLIIVYTLPRTPQLRQLNKVFSFLYTVLTPLVNPLIYSLQNREVREAMRRVLRKALAISRAQNIAVPGS; encoded by the coding sequence ATGGAGAAAGATCAATGGGAGAATGGGACATCATCATGGGAGTTCCTCCTGCTGGGAATGTGGAATATTCCCTCACTCCAGACaccactcttcctcctcttgctcatGGTCTACTTGGTGTCCGTGGTTGGGAATATCCTCACTGTTGCACTGGTGGTTGCAGACTGGCACCTGCACACTCCCATGTACTTCTTTCTGGGCAATCTCTCCTACCTGGAGACCTGCTACAGCTCCACCATCTTGCCTCGGCTGCTGGACAGCTTCCTGACTGGGGACAGGACCATCTCTGTTCAAAGCTGTATTGTACAATTCTATTTCTTTGGTTCTTTTGCAGCTAGCGAATGTTACCTGCTGGCCATAATGTCCTACAATCGATACTTGGCCATATGCCAGCCCTTGCTCTATGCAAGCATCATGACCTGGAAGGTCTGTCTCCAGATGGTGGCTGCATCTTGGTTAATGGGTTTCCTTATCTCTACAGCAATCACTCCTTTCTTATCCCAGTTGAAGTTTTGTGGCTCCAAGGCCATTGACCACTTCTTTTGTGATCTTGCCCCATTGCTGGAACTTGCCTGCAGTGACACTAGGAAAGTCACTCTCATTGCTTTCGTATTCAGCTTCTTGGATATAATCTTCCCCTTCTTGTCCACCCTGGCTTCCTACGCATGCATCATAGCTGTCATTCGGAGGATCCCATCCAGTGTGGGCAGACAAAAGGCCTTTTCCACCTGCTCCTCACACCTCACTGTTGTCTCTGTTTTCTACAGTACCCTCATCATTGTCTACACACTGCCCAGAACCCCCCAGCTGAGGCAGCTCAACAAAGTGTTCTCCTTTTTGTACACTGTCCTCACACCCCTTGTCAATCCCCTCATTTACAGTCTGCAGAACCGGGAGGTCAGGGAAGCCATGAGAAGAGTGCTCAGAAAAGCTTTGGCCATCTCCAGAGCTCAGAACATTGCTGTGCCAGGGTCTTAA